The window CTGCCGGGCGGAAGGAATACAGGATGAATACAAAATCTACAAATAATCAGCAAAATTCCAACTTTGCCGAAGGGGGCGGCAGGAGGGGTATACAATATAAATGGGTCGCACTCTCGAATACGACCATCGCAATGTTCATGGCAGCGGTGAACGGGAGCATCCTCCTGATCTCCCTGCCGGCGATCTTCAACGGCATCAATATAAATCCCCTCACTTCGTTCCAGTACCTTCTCTGGATTCTGATGGGATATGGTGTGGTGACGGCGACGCTGCTCCTTAGTTTCGGGCGTCTCTCCGATATGTACGGACGTGTCAGGCTTTACAACATAGGCTTTGCAATATTTACGGTGGGTTCGGTCCTCCTCTTTTTTACACCGGATACGGGTGACGCCGGGGCGATTGAACTGATTGTCTTCAGGTTAATACAGGCGATAGGTGCGGCGTTTATATTCTCGAACAGTGCCGCGATACTCACCGATGCATTTCCGCCTGACGAGCGCGGGAAAGCGCTCGGCCTCAACCAGGTGGCAGCTATCGCCGGCCAGTTTATCGGCCTCATTATCGGCGGGCTGCTGGCTGTGTTCAACTGGAGGTATGTCTTCCTGATAAGTGTGCCGTTCGGGGTGATCGGTACGATCTGGGCATTTTTAAAACTCAAAGAGACTGACTGCCGGGAAAAGAGGCCCCAGAAGATCGATATATGGGGAAATCTGGTATTTATCGGAGGTCTGACGATTTTCCTGATCGGCATAACCTACGCCCTGATACCATACGGGGATTCGCCGATGGGCTGGGGAAGTCCGTTCGTGATCGCCTCTCTTGTCGCGGGCTTCCTGCTGCTTGTCGCATTTCCGTTTATCGAGATGAGGGTGGAAGATCCGATGTTCAGGATAGATCTCTTCAGGGTCAGGAATTTTGCATTCGGCAATGCCGCCGGTTTTCTCTCCGCCCTTGCCCGCGGCGGAGTGATGATAATTCTGATCCTGCTTCTTCAGGGTATCTGGCTGCCACTGCACGGTTACAGTTTCGAATCTACTCCGTTCTGGGCGGGAATATACATGCTGCCGCTCACGATCGGTTTTGTTGTGATGGGGCCGATCTCAGGCATTCTCTCCGACAGGTACGGTGCACGCTGGCTGAGTACAGCGGGAATGGTGCTGGTCGGGATCTCGTTCCTGGTTCTTGCAGCACTCCCGTATGACTTCGATTACCTGCCCTTTGCTCTGGCTCTGCTTATTATGGGTCTTGGAAACGGACTGTTCGCATCCCCCAATTCGGCGGCCATCATGAATTCGGTAGGACCCGGCGAGCGTGGTGTCGCTTCCGGAATGATGGCAACCCTGATGAATTCGGGCTTCGTTCTCTCGATGGGAATGTTCTTCACGATCATAGTTGTGGAGCTTACCAAGGCGTTTCCCCCGGTGCTGACATCAGCTCTTACAGCCGCCAATGCAACATCGCTCATCGCCGACATGAGTGCGATACCACCGACAGGAGCCCTTTTCGCTGCGTTCCTGGGATATAATCCGGTGGAGATGATCATTGACGGGCTATCGCCTGCACTGGTTGCAAACATAGCGCCTGCAACGATTGCTACCCTGACAAATACGGTCTGGTTCCCGACGACTCTCGCGGAGGCGTTCATGCCGTCGCTCGGTTTGTCGTTCTATATCGGGGCAGCACTTTCGTTTGTCGCCGCAGTCCTGTGTGCGATGAGGGGCAACAAATACATCGAGGAGCTCGACAACGCACCGGGGAAAGACTGATGTCTTCAATCCGCAAGGCGTATCTGATGAGAAGATAAATCAGGATTAAGACCGGGTAATGAAGGAGATATAAAAATGGCAGGTAAGTTGTTTGGCAAAGTTCTGATTGCAACGGACGGTTCGGAGAACAACAGGAGTGCTCTTGAGGAGGGCATAAAAGTCGTTCGTGAATGCGGGGGTGCCGGTTACGCGGTTTATGTTATCGACTCCCACACGCTGTCCACGTCCTCGGCCGAGATCCCTGTAGGCGATGCCTGCGAGGTTTCGATGGACGAGGCGAAGAAAGCGTTCGATCTGCTGAAGTCCCTGTCTGGAGATGTTAAGTTTGAGACGAAGATCCTTGACGGCAGACCGGGAATGGAGATCGTGAAGTTTGCCGAAAAAGAAGGAATAGACCTGATTGTTATCGGCACGAAGGGAAAGAAGGGGCTTGAGCGGCTGCTTTTGGGAAGCGTCGCGGAAGAAGTGATCCGCTCTGCTACCTGCAAAGTGCTTGTCGTGAAATGATTTTTTCTTTTTTTGGGCCTTGGAGAAATCCTCTAAGGAAATAGCGACTGAAAGATCGATCATATAGGAACTTAATTTTATTTTACCACAAATCTGACAATTGTAAAATGCTGCGGAGATACAACTGTCCAGATGGTCCTGACCAGGATTACCGCCTCGCAATTTCTGAAGTAGTTTGCAACTTTGCACACGTTTGTACAAACTTTGCACAAAGATTTTGCAAACCAAATAACTGCAATAAAGAGATTTTTCGAATAATTACTCAAATATCTCTATTTTATCATTTAGTTTGCAAAAAAACTGAAACCACACAGAAGCCGACAGCAGGATCTATGCAAAAAGCGTCCTGTGTGTGTACCGGTATTTTTGTGCAAACTAGAGCAATAATAATAAAAAAAATTATTATATGTACAATAATTTGAAAAATATCTTAGAATTTCGTTTTTTTAATTTGCAAAACTTTTTGCAAATTGTGCGCAACGTTGTGCAAAGTTGCAAAAATAGATCCTTTAGAACCATCATGACAGAACAAGAGGCTAAAGCACGAAAAAAAATTGATAGGTTTTCTACGGAGCGTTTTTTGTAGTGATTTTATACTTTTGAGGGCATAAGCCCATTCGGGGCAGCCCCATGCTCAGTTCGCTTCGCAAGTTCCGCGAACTTTTGCAAAGATGATAGTACGGCCTGGACGCTACCCGTCCGTGTAGCTCTAAAATTTAATTTCATGAAATGAACCGGTGACCGAAGGTCGCTCTCGGTCTCGAAAGGGCGACAGCCCTTCGGTTACCTCGGCCGTGAAAAAGTAATTAGCTAAAGTTTGGAGCAAAAGGGGATGCTTGTCCATCCCTTTTGCGACTTATCGCGATCAGGGGGATGGTTATAGGGAGGGGGTCCCCTCCCTGTATTATAATTATTTTGTAAAAACTCCAGACAGAAGCTAAATATATCATTGAAATTTTATAATGAATCATCTGAAAAAAGAGTCAGGGTGTATCGCAATGGATTTTCCAGAACAACTGAAATCGTTTACTGCACGGATTCCTAAACTTTCGGAAAGCATTTTTACTGAAGAAGCAACTAA of the Methanolacinia paynteri genome contains:
- a CDS encoding MFS transporter, which translates into the protein MNTKSTNNQQNSNFAEGGGRRGIQYKWVALSNTTIAMFMAAVNGSILLISLPAIFNGININPLTSFQYLLWILMGYGVVTATLLLSFGRLSDMYGRVRLYNIGFAIFTVGSVLLFFTPDTGDAGAIELIVFRLIQAIGAAFIFSNSAAILTDAFPPDERGKALGLNQVAAIAGQFIGLIIGGLLAVFNWRYVFLISVPFGVIGTIWAFLKLKETDCREKRPQKIDIWGNLVFIGGLTIFLIGITYALIPYGDSPMGWGSPFVIASLVAGFLLLVAFPFIEMRVEDPMFRIDLFRVRNFAFGNAAGFLSALARGGVMIILILLLQGIWLPLHGYSFESTPFWAGIYMLPLTIGFVVMGPISGILSDRYGARWLSTAGMVLVGISFLVLAALPYDFDYLPFALALLIMGLGNGLFASPNSAAIMNSVGPGERGVASGMMATLMNSGFVLSMGMFFTIIVVELTKAFPPVLTSALTAANATSLIADMSAIPPTGALFAAFLGYNPVEMIIDGLSPALVANIAPATIATLTNTVWFPTTLAEAFMPSLGLSFYIGAALSFVAAVLCAMRGNKYIEELDNAPGKD
- a CDS encoding universal stress protein; translated protein: MAGKLFGKVLIATDGSENNRSALEEGIKVVRECGGAGYAVYVIDSHTLSTSSAEIPVGDACEVSMDEAKKAFDLLKSLSGDVKFETKILDGRPGMEIVKFAEKEGIDLIVIGTKGKKGLERLLLGSVAEEVIRSATCKVLVVK